A region of the Agrobacterium sp. RAC06 genome:
TGCCCGTGCTCCGGTTTCCCGCAGGGCCTCTGCGATATTGGCCTTGTTGAGGCCTCCGGAAAGCATGTAATCGACGCTGTCGTCAAGCGAACGCAAGAGACGCCAATCGAAGGTGACGCCATTGCCGCCGGGCAAATCGGAGCCCACAGGCGGTTTGGCATCGAAGAGAAAACGATCGGCAATCCCGATATAGGGCTCGATACGCCTCAGGTCATCGGCATCGCGAATGGAAAATGCCTTCATAATCGGAAGACCGGTGACCGCCTTGACTGTCAGCAGCCGTTCCGGGCTTTCGTGGCCATGGAACTGCAGGATATCAGGACGCATAAGCGCAATAATCTCGTCGAGATCGTCATTATCTGCATCGACTGTCACCGCGACGCTTTTCACCCGGCCGCGAACGCGGTCTGCGAGCACACCTGCGATATCAGGCTCGATGTTGCGCGGGCTCTTTTCAAAGAAGATGAAGCCGATATGGCTCGCGCCGCGGTCGGCCGCACGATCGACCGCCTCCGGCGTCTTCAGTCCGCAGATCTTGATATCGGGTCTCATGGCAGCGAAGTCGCACGAAATCAAAAAAGAGTCGAGCCAATTTGCGACAGAGGCTGAAAGGTCGCGGGGTCAATCAGTCGAAGTCTATGGCATGAAGGGCCGAGCCATGACGCTTCAGCCAGGACTTCGCTTCGTCCATGGGTGGGCAGAGCTCCTTGCAAAGTGCCCAGAAGGCCGGACCGTGGTTCATCTCCCGCAAATGCGCAACCTCGTGGGCAGCGAGATAGTCGATGACCAGAGGCGGCGCCATGACAATGCGCCAGGAGAAGCTCAGCTTGCCGTCCCAGGAACAGGATCCCCATCTGCTGCGGGTATCCTTCAGCGTCATGCTTTTGACTGGCTTGCCGACATTTCTGGCATGCAGAGCCACGAGGCGCTCGAGGTCATGGCGTGCTTCCTTCTTGAGGAAATCGGCGACGCGCCTCGGCAAATGGTCCTCAAGGCCGCTGACGCTGAGGACATGGCCAATCTCGCTGTCGATCGATTGGGTCAGGCCGCGCAACTGACCTGTATGGACGATACGATGGGGAATGCCTCGGAGTAGAATGTCTCCGCCATCCTCAATGGCGCCGACCGTTTTCTGGCGCTTGAGCTTGGTGCTGAGCCAGCCCTGGTGGCGATCGAGAAAGTCATCGATGTCCCGTTCGCGCAGCCCTGGCGGAATTGTCATCTTCAAAGCGCGCCCGCCGGGCTCGATCCTGAGCGTGATGCGGGTCGCGCGGCTGTTCTTTCTGATGGTCAGCGGAATGGACCGTCCATCCACGGCAATCGCCCGCTCCAGCTGGATCGCCGGGGCTCTCTGCGGTGTCAGCTTTTTAAGCAGGGGAAACATGCGTGTGTTCTAGCCGATTCGGGAGCTCTTCTTGCAATAAAAAAGGCCGGCGCAAGTGCGCCGACCCCGGTTGCGACAGGATGGCTCGACCGGTCAGTTGCCGGTGAAACCCTGGGCGGGACCGCCCTCGCCTGAAGTCTTCATCTGCTGACGGTC
Encoded here:
- a CDS encoding M48 family metallopeptidase encodes the protein MFPLLKKLTPQRAPAIQLERAIAVDGRSIPLTIRKNSRATRITLRIEPGGRALKMTIPPGLRERDIDDFLDRHQGWLSTKLKRQKTVGAIEDGGDILLRGIPHRIVHTGQLRGLTQSIDSEIGHVLSVSGLEDHLPRRVADFLKKEARHDLERLVALHARNVGKPVKSMTLKDTRSRWGSCSWDGKLSFSWRIVMAPPLVIDYLAAHEVAHLREMNHGPAFWALCKELCPPMDEAKSWLKRHGSALHAIDFD
- a CDS encoding phosphoribosylanthranilate isomerase, producing MRPDIKICGLKTPEAVDRAADRGASHIGFIFFEKSPRNIEPDIAGVLADRVRGRVKSVAVTVDADNDDLDEIIALMRPDILQFHGHESPERLLTVKAVTGLPIMKAFSIRDADDLRRIEPYIGIADRFLFDAKPPVGSDLPGGNGVTFDWRLLRSLDDSVDYMLSGGLNKANIAEALRETGARAIDVSSGVESAPGVKDLQIMDEFFAAVAEASRAQPVSGSVK